In Zygosaccharomyces rouxii strain CBS732 chromosome E complete sequence, the DNA window AGTAATGAAACTGTTGATGACATCTCCACCAAGTCGTTAAAACTGTTATCAATCGATTTCTATCTGGCGTTATTGTTCTCCAGAAAGCAGATGGTTCAATTAAATGATCCTCTGGCAAGacagaagatgaagttgaagTTCCTGGAGAAAACTGTTCAGCTGTTCATGCAATTTCTAACCACACTACAAGATTACGAAATTCTGGATCCATTTCTATCTAAAAAGATTGATTCGCTAGAGGATACATATAACCCATCATTACAGGAACTATATCAACAACCTGCCCACGGTGAAGATTTATCAGGAGCTCAAAAGAGAAGACAGCAGAAAATTGAGATGTTTCGCCAGAGTAAAACTATAAACGAAAAACTGGAGTTTATTGAGTCCAAATACAAATCCAATGAAATTagtagtgatgatgatgaacaaatgAGAAAACTCTATATTAAAAGACTACAGAGCCATAGTTATCAGGCTTTCAATGAGATGGAACAGATTCTATATGAACTGGAATTATTgagaaatttcaccaaatcAGGAGGAGATCCCACAGCTCAACAGCTGGAGCCACCTTCGGAAAGGAATTCAGATAGCGGTAAAGATTCCTCTGGTTATACTGAGAAATTGGAACTGCTGAATAAACCACTCCTCTCAAAACAAGGTAAAGTGTTGAGAAATTTTACCCTCGTAGATAAAAGGACACAACTCCAAAATAAGGTGCGCGGTTATGGTCAATATGGACCAACAATGTCTGTGGAAGAACTCCTACAGAaggaatttgaagaaaatagaGTTCTTCaaggtggtgaagaagctaccaatgaaaatgttaatgaagatgactTGAATTGGCAGGACCAGGAAACCTATAAAGCTCGCCAATGGGATGAATTTAAGGAAAGTGTAGCAAGAGGTAGCGGGAACACTATGAACAGAGGTTGAGGGAAAGAAGACGTAATtttgtatatatatatattatttATGGtttaaaaattattttAAAGCCTTCGGAGTTCAGCTTTTAGTTCACCTAGTGTTACAATATTACAACCATTGAGCAACCACTGATCTTGTTCATCGTCAAACGTTGATAACGTATTGATTATCAACAGAAAACATTTTCTCTTTGTCTCAGGATCATAACCTGCTTTTTGAACATATTCATAGAGTGCCTCCACTGCTGATCTTTCATGCTTATTAACTACACGGAAACTGTAgagttttttcaaattagtCCAATTATTCTCTCTACTATGTGATAATATGATCTTGTCTATTATTTGGTAATCGTCTGGTGGTAAATATAGTGGACCCTTATCATTAGAATGACACAGTTTTAATAACGTAGCAAAAAATGGCCCACTTTGTTGTGTACTCTCCAAAATTGATCTATAGTAGTTGGTTTTCACTTCTCGTGATAAAACAGGGCTCAATCTTAATACATCGAGAGCTTCGGCAAACATATCGAAATAGAAAagtaaatccaaatattgaaCTATTTGAGCCTGTTTGAAATCATGAGGTTCATCAATGCTAATATCTTTCATAGAATATTCGATAGATcttttgatagatttgaGAGCATATTCATAATTGCCAATATCTGCGAAAAGTAGAGACAATTCGTATTCGAAACTTGAATGCTTGTAAGGAACCGTgaatgaaaagatcaaaggTGCCCAGATGCTACTCGAATCGTTGTCTTGAAGTTCTTTCAAACAATCAGGTAAGGAATCTGCAATTGTATCAGGATAATCATGCAAATGGAAATAATCAAATGCTTGACCATATTGCTCACAGGAAAACAAGATTGTCGCTATGAGAAATTCTTGTACTTTATTACCACGAACATGGAATGGCCAACCTACGTTTTGTAACAAAAATTTAGGAGAGAGCAAATTTTGCTTGTTAGAAACACCAGATTCTAAAATGAAGGATTTGTAGAAACCCAAGAAATAGGGACTCATCGATATGGGGCTTTCATAAAATTCAGATAGTgcatatttcaaataattaTGCAATTCGGTGTAGGACAGCAGATTTATACCACACCCGTGATCTGTAGTTCTAGTTAACAATTCCTTTGCCAATAATGACTTATCAATGTTGAACAATTCCAAGAAAAGAGATTGTTTAAAATGGTAGTCCAATAGAGATGTAATctgtttttcaaaagcCGTAAAATCGAAATCTAGGAAGGCAAAAGTTAACAGTATCTGCAAAACAAAGTGACGCTGAATGGTGACTTGTTGACGCAGGCCTTCCAATGTGACCACAGTTGCTAAACTATCCATAGTTATCGAATCCACGAATTCACTGGGGTTAACCACCGAGGGTTCCAAattgttttcaataaattcaTTCAGTGTAGGGATGATATCAAATGAGCTCAACTCATTGAATAAAAGCtttaaattggaaagttcGAATTTGTTTTCAAGGCAAGTTTTGAATATATCggtaaatttttcattgggTGATAAATTCCCAGCAACAGCACCACTTACAATTCCAATGAACCTTTCAGAAACATCCTTGAGCACATCCTTAGATATCGTGGAGGAGAACCCATGTAGTGTTTTCAAATATCTAGTTAATTCGTCATCATTTAATTCACTGTGGATGTTATAATAAATATTTTCCAGGGGTGTATTGGTCTTGTAAACTGAATGGTTGTATTTTTGCAAACTGTTAACCAAAATTATCTCATCCCTATAGATTGTCAGAGAAGATACTTCATCAGACTTGCTCTTTAGGTCTTTCAAAACAGTCTCTAAATTGGCCAAATAGTCCATTAATTCTGATTCACCAGGGAGCATTATAATGTTATTTTCATTCAAGATTTTCTGAgctctttcaaaaagaCGTGATTCATAGCgagatttcaaattaaaaAGGCCTTTTTCAGCATCGCTATTGACATTCAAGTCTTGTTCCGATTCAATATCGCTTAGAGATCTATTCGTCGCTTCTATCCATTCATGGGCTTGTAAGTCCTGGTCTAAAATGTTCAAGATCTGTAATTTGCTTACCGTACCACTTTTCCACAATACAACTAGATTAGCGTAACTGTAGGTCAAATTGAGGTCGAGAGGCTTGAGGAGTGTCATATCGACCAGAGACCATATAGAGGAGGAGGAAAGATTGGCGGCAAAGACCCCCTTACTAGTAAAATTAATTCTTCCTCTGCCACCAGGAGTCAAAGTTCCTATTTCAAAGATACCATTCCCAAAGGGAAGATACACCATCAGATAGTTACTGAATAACGACATAAAACGACCAGGGTTTTCATAGGAACTTATATCtacattttcaaaatggtgCTCTTTAGAAAAGTCATAATCTTGTACCAAGCTGAAAGTCGTAATATCCCATATTCTCAAATGACAATGTTGAGTCAAAATGACTAGGTATCTTTGTTCATACAAAATACAGCTGACTGCCTTTTCAGATCTATGAGAATTCCTGCCAGAAAACAAACTAGTAATACTTTGCAAATAAGAATTATCATTGAATAAAATGGGTTCCACGTCAGTATCGTTCAATTGTTTCAATCCGAGCAGTCCACCATCATCCAAAAATGCCACTAAAAATTGGGGTGATACAGAGAACAACAAGTGTGGAACTCTGACGGTGAAATCATAAGGATTGAAAGCCTTAAACCAGTCGTGATCGAGACGTTCGTTTGGAGAAAAGATGTATTTCAACGGCAGCTCAATTAAAAGGTAAATACCGTTTTGCAATATCGTATTAATTAACAGACATCCATTGAATTCTTGAATCGTTAACGTATGGTGTTGATTCATCGTAGGCTCAGGTAAAAATAAATTGATAGTCTTGTTAAAAAGGTTTTTTTCCACAGGATATAGTGTTATAACGGTGTTAGCCATGGACAGATGGTAAGAGATATGATTGCTATTGGAAAGTTCCACAGTAGAGGCGAAACTGCTTctaatatcatcatctgaATTTTTAACACCGTGACTTATACCATTTTCTGAGTTTCCAAGGTATAAATTGATaacattttcatcaactgCACTGTCCTTCAATTGAAGTAGATCTGCATCAACTTTAGATAGTAATAGCATGCTAATTCTACTGGATACAATCCAGATAACTTAGTTAACAGCCAGGTGACCTGTGAATTCTCGACAAAGTCAATTTATCTTATATACTCGTAGTGTTTTTAAAGGTTAGGTAGAACCTGATCATCGTCAACTCTaactattttttttcaagatcTTTAGGGTTTAAGGTAGCCCTAACATCCTTATACTTTACTCACTACGGACGAACAGATGTAATAAGCTATCGTCTACAAGGATGAATGATGATATGTACTGCTATTAaactactactactataTTACACGCCATTACTACCGTTGTATTCTTATTATCGTTAATCTAATtgcattattatttttatttttatttttcattattgttattcATAATTAATTTTCTCCCAATTCCTGAATTTCgtttaatttcattcttCCGCTATTATCCGCCGAAATTATGACCTTATGGTTATCGATTTCCGTATCTTGCAAGACAATTGGGTTTCTATCCATTGGTCTTAGACCCGAATCCATAAGTGATTGTGtattttcatccaattccaCTTCATCATTGACGTGATTGTACCTTTTAATtacagaattgaaatccttgatatttctcaattcaaTATAACCATCATCGTATGCCAATGCAACGTAATCTTTTggagaattgaaaattacACTTGTTGGTTGTGATCTTAGGGACTGTTTCAAAATAATTTTCTTCTGATCAAATGAATATATCAGCAACAATTCCTGAATCAATATTAACAATTTAGAactttttttattcaaatataACATCGCATCTGAATCAGATGCAATATTTTTCGAAAGATGTTTCCTAATATCAATTTTCTGCAGTTGTTTACCTTGGAAGCTGTATATGACCAGCTCATCAGGGTTCCTGTTGAGAACGATTAGACTTTTTTCAGTCATGCCAAATTTAGCATCCCAAACCTTCTTGTTTGTGTTAAAGTAATAACTCTTACCTATGGAGATCTTCGAAGAATCAGgtgatattgaaatttctttcaaatatatTCTTCCCTTTAGCGCCAATAACAGCCAGctgtttttgaaatccCATGCATTTACCTGATTAAATTGcaaattttcaccaaataatTTTAGAGCAGCAATCGGGTGATCTTCCACTGTTGTCTTCCGCAATTTGATACCTTCATTATCTAATgttaagaatttttcattgtCCACCCAAAAGATGTCTAATAATTCGGATGATAAACCTTCATACTTATGGTATTGATCATTTTCCCAATCCAAAGATTTGTTAACAAACCTTTGGCTCAACTCACCTGATTTCGAATATGCTATTACTTTATTACCGTGAACTTTTAATCTAACAATTGCAGAGCGATCAGTGCTTCCCTGTACTAAACTAACTCTTTCCTCCTGCGGCTGTTCCTCCTTAGCATCTAAAGGCTGAACTTTTTCGGATGTGAATAAAGACGAAGAACGATGACGTTTGGTGAAGTCCGAGGACTCCTCTGCTTCCTGTTGTTCATTTTCTGACCCAACTACAACAGTACCGGCGTCCGatctttcatcaatttcagcGCCTCCTAAATCTTCATGTTGTGTCACCTCCTGTAGCGAATCCACTTGATGCAAATCTATTCTTTGGTGTTCTGCATTATCGTTATCGACTAGAGGCTGAGATTGATTATCTCTACTCTGATTAAACCccattttttccaattcatgAACAGGATCCTTCTTCTCATTTAAAGTTTCCATTTGAGAGCCTAGATTAGGACTTTTAAAAAGGTATATGATTTCCTTGACATTTTCCTGCACGGCAGCCTTTGATTTGATCAGTGGTGAGGTATCGCTTTTATCGAGTGTTCTTAGTATTTCTGGTTCGGgatttggatccaatttcatcaacctATACCTCAAATCTTTATTTTCACCTTCTAAGTGGGCAATACGTGCCTTCATTTCtgatctttccaattcccAAGAAATTCTGTCACGTTCGTTCTTGGTAAATTCCGTTTGCAAATAATGCATTATGCCAGGTAATGTATAGGTTGGATGCATGGGAAATTGGCTATTCATGGTGAAGGGATCAAGGGAATTAGGATCACTCCTTTGTCTTGTTTTACCTTTTAAGATTGTGGTTTTAACCTTGTTTACTTCTCCTTATACTCGCTTAGAGCTACATGTAAGCCTGACGCATAAATCACGTGGTGAAATACGATGAATAAAAGTGGCCAATATCAATCATATTTCTACACAATGATCAGTTGAATGATGAGTGTAAACTGACCATGGTCGCTTAGTGTTTCTATACAATCATTAATACGAGCTAAGcgtattttttttcttttaacaGCTGATACACGCGCATGTgtatacatatatatataagtATAATATGTTATAGTTTGTAAAAACCCCGAGAAATCTGCTtagatcttttcttcagaGACACCGTGTTTCCAGATGGCAACGAATGGAGTGACACCGTCTTCACGGTAGTTCAACATAACAACCATAGCATCTGGGTCCATAGATTCACCggtgaaaaattcccaGTCGTTGAAAGAACCCAAGATCTTCTTGACATAAGCTTGAGCACCCTTTTCAAAGACAGGGATGGCGTCTGGGTTGGTTTCTTGCAATTTAGCCTTGACAGCCTTCATGTAACCCTTGATGTAAGAAACGAAGGATTTTTTGTCGAAACCAGTTTGTTGCAAACGGAAAGAGTGGACAACGTTGTTAACAACTTCAGCACTGTCTTCAACACCTTCCTCACCACCTTCAGATGATGGGTTAGCACCGATATCGATGTTTTCACCACCGACCTTCACCATGGAACAGTCAGCTTCGTAAACAGCACCTTCGACTTCGCTGACGTCGTAAGCATCAGACAACAATTCGTCACCAGAGAAAATGTCCTTGTAGATAATCATTATAGCAGGTTAATTAGAAAAATGTAGGCGATGATTTCTTATCTGTGAATTAAGAAATACGAATTGGTATaagagatgagatgagttCTTCTGCTTTAaaagtgaaatttttcacctttgATGTCtcgaaaaattttttttttttttttttttttaaaacaCTTCGTAACAGATGACTGAAAAATCCAGCGATGAGATAAGCCCGTGAATAGACGGCTATAAGAATAAGCATCATTTATAATTACCATCACTGTAAATGGACCAGACGCTCGATGCAATCTCTTGAGGCGTTGATCTGCGGTTACTAGTTGCCATCAGATTCATCAGTGCCGTTTGAGCTGTATCATCTAGTCCCTTGATCATGTCAGTACCGTTGACTAATCCCGGCGCAATAGTATTCACACGGATTCCCCAATTAGAGACTTCTTGTGACAGCACTTTTGAGTAATGAGAAATTGCTGCCTTTGATGCACTGTAGATGGACGTACCTTTTACTGCTAGCTCTGTTTCACCAAGAACTGATGAGATGTTTACTATCTGTAAAGGTAGAGCGCCCGAATGACTACGTTGACGAATCATAGATCTTGTTGCCAAATCACACATGGAGACTGTACTCAAAAAATTAATATTCATTATCCGTTGCATCTCCTCAGTTGAAGTTCTTAGACTTATTGAGCTTTGAGTAGTACCAGCACAATTTACCACTAGACTTAGACAATAGCGTTGATGAGGTGAGTTCCACGAATTGAAACCCATCAATGGGAACATAGATTCTAACCTTTGTGGATAATATTCAATCCCAAAATGACTCTTCTGTGCGACCCATTGTGGCCACTGTGATAAATCTATCGCTAGGGATCTATGCCTTTGGTTTTCTTTTACGCTTTGAAGATGGTCCCCCAATTTAATCCCTGCAATGGATTCCCTTGACGACCCAATACATATACAGGAAATACCTTGACTTGAAAGTTTTTGCACAATTGCCTTACCAATACCCCTGGTGGCACCAGTAACAATGGCAACGGGTTCTAAATGAACCATCCTTTGTCCACTTATGAAGTTCTCattgaatcaaaaaaaataaaagacGTAAATGACAAAGAAAAGTCAAATTACACAACACATTTACATCTTATAGATAATTGACGTATACACATATGCAAGGACTTTGCTCGAGGAACAAAGAGCAGACAAATCATCTTTCACAAATAGGACCagaagaaataataataataatagtactaagaaaaaaaaaaggacAAAAATTTGTCGAGTGAACGcttcaaattcaatctAACTTAAAATTAGTAAAAGCCTCTTGAAGCCTGAGAAGTGTAGTCGTAACCAGTGTAACCATATGGCAAGCCTTGCTGAGCGGCGGCAGCGGCGGCGgcggcagcagcagcttgttgctgttgttggAATTGATAGTACTGTTGGAATTGCAACTGTTGTGGGTTCAAAGGTTGTTGACCGTTTTGCAGTTGATTCTGTTGAGTTGGTTGAGATTGTTGTTGAACATCTTCACCCTGTTGGGATGGTGAGTGACCGGGACTTTGTTGACCTTGTTGAACATTTCTACCTTGGGTTTGTCTCTGTGGTTGGTAGTAGTTGTAACCAGCCTTTGGCACTTGGTATGGATATTGACCAGCCATGCCGTATTGAGGTTGAGCATAAGGGAAGGATTGTTGGTAGAAATGAGCATAGTAAGGTAAGAAAGAACCACCATatggttgttgttgttgtggttgaGCGTGACCAGCAACAGGTGAAGCCGTAGCAGTACTTGCGGTTGTCATGTCAGCGGCAGGTGCAGCTGCATAACCTTGTGGAATACTGTATTGACTTGCAGTACCAGTGCCAAAACCTGCTTGAGCAGATGGTTGTGATGGTTGTTGATAAGCTTGTTGCTGACCGTAGGCGTAACTTGGAGAATCAAACATACCTGGATAAGTGTATCCAGggaattgattttgataCATGTAGTACTGTTGTTGAGCAGCAGTGGCAGCAGCGGCAGCATTTGCATTTGCACTTGCATTTGCGTTTGCGTTTGGTTGACCAACTGCAGCCTGTTGACCAGACAATTGCTGTGGAGCATGTTGAGGGGTCTGGCTTTGAGCGtactgctgttgttgagcAAAGtactgctgctgttgttgctgctgttgctgctgttgttgctggTAGTAAGcctcttgttgttgttgttgctgtggTTTACCGGCTTCAACACCAACAGTtggctgttgttgttgttgctttACTTTAGAACCATCGTTGACTTCAGTAGCAACTGCCTGAGCAGTTTGAGAAGGTTCTTGTGGTTCAGAAGTGGCTGCCacttcttgttcatcaATTTGTACTTGGTTACTAGTAATTTCTCTGGTGtccttttgttcttctggTCTGTTGTGTTGTGCAGTGTCCTCTTGATTTGTACCCTGAGATTGGAATTCAATTGGACTCTGGTCTTGTTGTTGtgtttgttgttgttcttgttgttgtgcTTGTAgttgttcctgttgttgttgttgttgttctgATAATTTAGAGGCAGTATCTTCATGTTGAGCATCGGCCTTCTTGCCCTGGTTGTTAGTTGCCTTATCATTTGTCTCTGAAACGGGTTCCCTCTGTGCCTGGCCCGCGGCGGGAGTCTCAGTTTCCTTTGCAACTTCATTGATCTCTTTCTTGAGACCACCCACATTGTTTAGTGATGATTGCTTCTTTTGAACTACCTTTGGTTTTGGTGCTGCTATGGCAGCCCAAGACATCTTTTTAGGTTTTTCATTATGTGCTGCATTGCCTGTCGAAGCAGTAGCTGTTGCATGAGTAGAACTTTGTGCCGTGCTAGTagctgaagctgaagcCTCTACGCCATCAGTCTTAGTCTCAGATGCCTGTACCGTTGTCGCTGATGGTTCTTCTGGCGAACTCTCTGGTCGTTGCTGTTGCTgatcttcctcttcctcttcttcttgttgatGCTTTTTAGAATCGGAAGATGCCACTGCCGCCCAGGAACCACCGCCCGATGCAGGCTTCCCGCGAGAAATCGCTGCCCTTGCATTATCGGATGGCAACGATGGTTTACcgttttgttgttgttgttgttgctgttgttgctttTTACTCTTTGCAttactaccaccactacTACTGTGAGTACCATTATTATCCCTGGAATACCTAGAACCCGAACCTTGTCCTGCCTTTGTATGATGATGTGAGCTGCTACCACCATGGTGTCCATCCAGGTCTTGTGCATGATaatgttgttgttgtagttgGTGTTGCTGCTGTTCCTTTTGcagctgctgttgttgctctAGTCGTTTTTCTAGTCTTTCCTTTTTAGATGGTTTCTTTACTTCGTCCCACCTAGTCACAGCACCAGATGTAATCTTATCAATTATTgtttccaaatcatcataTTCATGAACCAAATCAATTAGATCGTCATTGGTCCAGTCAGGAAACAGTTCTGTTAGAGTCTCtaatttgaatttgatttctGGATTTACCCTCGAGTTCTTTCCGTTATGACTATTTGATTTCCTAGATTGCGCCGACATCTTGTCTGTATGTGTGTATGTGTGTATATTATGTGcaaattaaaattggaaacAAAGGGGATGAATAACTTATATGACAAACCTCTTTAATTCTAATTACCAATTCtaaaatgaaaatgttATTGGGTGAAAGTTGTAAATGATCTTAAAAGAGAAATCTGATCGATCCTAATATGTGCAAGCTTCTCCTAAAGATTCTGTACTTAACCCAGAAActtaaaaaaaatattataATGGTAGAAtctaattcaattcaattgtaGCAGGTGTAAAAGACgaaaagttcaaatatCAAGTGCCTCAATGGATTTATacttgttcttttctttttctttttttttcctcttctttctgTTTCTCTGTCAATGATCTATATTGAAcgaaatgaagaaaaaaagtgATTGAGTAACACAACCTTTAAACTTTCCTGGATCAGCTCAGTTCTCTTTGccttttctttctattATTTTAATGCAATCTAACCTTTGTTTAAACAAAGTGTGGCAAACCGAACTAAGTaaacttttaaaaattcGTCAAATTGTTAGTTCTTTCACTTGAGGTGgcataatttttttttttccttctcaaGTGGAATTCGACCATGTAagagaaaaggaaaaaaaaaaaaaaaaaaaaagcgaTCCGGGTAAACATTACCCGGTTCTATACTCGAGTGTCGCTACGTACGAATGCGACCAGACTACCCATGTGAGACAGCTATATGGAAAAGCTGGGCGGTAAAAAGTGATTATAACAGAGCCTCCTCGACCACTGTAATCCATTACATGCTCTACTGATTAAATCTATACAAACAAACACACACACCCACCCACACATATATACAGGACAATATATTACGACATGAATTCTTGACAAGTACTAATCCTCATCCTTAATGGCACCTCCTTCCTCGAAGGGCGCTTCCTTACGAGCCTCATCGAGGGCAGGCTTTATGCCCTGCTTAATGAGATGGGCATCAACACAGGCTGTATAGCTGTACCACTGTTCAGAACATTCGTTTTCAACGGATTTACCCTTGAGGAATTTCTCACTATACCATTCGTTAAAGCAGTCGTcgtattttttctttaattcagTGCATTCAGGTGCAAAACTAGCCGACATTACGTTACCCATTCTATTTAAAAAGCACGACTTACTTAGGCTCACTCGGTCTGGCTTCGCTTTACGATCATTGCCGGTTTTCTTGCAATGGtagaaaagaagaggatcAACATACTGTCTTGAGCCGGGTAAATCCCGTGGGAAACAAAATAAACCAGGATCACATGACTTTGATATCCGGTACTGGGTCCCGTTGTTTCACGATGACAGGGATGAAACACGATAGCCTCGCAACTTGCCGCTGAGCTCCAGCGAGTACATCTACTCTGGAGCTGCACCCTCAAATGCTCGTATGGTACCAACCTCAACTGTATTTTGCTATTGTGTTACCCCATTGTGGCACCATTGTTTCACTACTGCAATGAAACAGTAACTCCGCCCTTCTCAGGCTCAGCGGCAAGACTTCGGCCTTCACACTGCCTTACACCAAGAACTTTCGATCGCTACTCGCTGCGAGTATGTGTTGCACCCCACGGTCTCTGTATACCCCGCAGACCCCAATTCGGCGGCTCGCTCAGATCTCTCCTCGACTCCCTACTCTCCCTTATTCATGTGACAGAATTCCCCGACCCCATCCCCATCTCCATCCCCTTTCGTCCCAGCTGACAAATCCCTTTCGGACATTACCCAATCGACattcgaaaaaaaaaatgcgCGATGCCGTATATCATCATCCCCTCATATGCACAACAgcagaaaaaaagaaagggCCAGCCGCTAAAAGCCGTACTTCCTTTCTTCTCCGTTACCTCCCTATGTGCCCAAAGGTAAACAGACGAAACTTGCCTGATACTTATTAATGCGAATAGCTCATCACAGGGGTTTAAGAGGGATAAAAGCCATACCTCGGGTACACACACTTACATGGTACATGAAATACATGACATAGAAAAGGCAAAACGGTAAAAATCACCAGTCTCTCTCCGTTATTGCCGCTACTACCTGCCGCTAGTCTCGCTGTTTTAAGCCTATACATAGAAGCAAGATATATCACCGACTTGTCCGTGAACAATCACATTTTGTAAACAAGCGCTTACTAGCTTACTACCGACAATCCTCTACACCCTCTCGTTTAGTATAAAACTCTCCCGCGtaaaactgaaaaaaaaaaagacgCTACCACGGCAATTTCTGAGAACGCCAAGAAAATAATCTCGGGCCTTGCGCTATTCGATGACAGTTACATATAAAAGAACAAGGCCAGGAACCCATCGCTAGGCATTACATAGAAACGGAGAAAATTAATAGAGAACTAAGGAATAACAAGCAGTATGACAACCATAACGCATAGAGGACTGGAAATTAGGACAGATGAGATGGAAGTACCAGAGGCAACAGCGCCTCTAGACGTGCTACACAACTATTACTGGGTTTCTACCAAGGAGCCACATGCGATAAGGAGAAAAGCCATTTTAAAGGCACATCCCGAAGTCAAAAAATTAATGGGACATGAACCATTAACCAAATATCTTGCTACAATTGTAGTGTTAACACAACTAGGTATCGCTTACTATTTGCGTAGTGGTCACAGTTGGTTGAAGACGGTTTTTTTAGCATACGTGATTGGAGCAACTTTGACGAATAACATGTATTTGGCAGTTCATGAAATTACGCATAATTTAGCATTCAAAAAGCCATTGTACAACAAAATGTTTGCAATTTTCGTCAATACCCCGGTGCCGCTTCCCTACGCGGCAGATTTCGGCCCCTACCACCAACTACACCACAAATTTCTAGGCGATGAGCTTTACGATACAGATATACCCACAGAGTTTGAAGcgaaatttttgaaggGCCGCGTGgggaaattttttttcgtcTTATTCCAAGCACTATTCTTTGCCTTAAGACCAATGTTTGTGGTCGCCATCTCTTTGACTAACTTCCACATTGCAAATATCACTTATCAGATTGTGGTTGACATCCTTTGGATTCGTTATTTCGGAATTCAGTCATTCCTTTATCTTG includes these proteins:
- the FAR8 gene encoding Far8p (similar to uniprot|Q05040 Saccharomyces cerevisiae YMR029C FAR8 Protein involved in G1 cell cycle arrest in response to pheromone in a pathway different from the Far1p-dependent pathway interacts with Far3p Far7p Far9p Far10p and Far11p), which translates into the protein MNSQFPMHPTYTLPGIMHYLQTEFTKNERDRISWELERSEMKARIAHLEGENKDLRYRLMKLDPNPEPEILRTLDKSDTSPLIKSKAAVQENVKEIIYLFKSPNLGSQMETLNEKKDPVHELEKMGFNQSRDNQSQPLVDNDNAEHQRIDLHQVDSLQEVTQHEDLGGAEIDERSDAGTVVVGSENEQQEAEESSDFTKRHRSSSLFTSEKVQPLDAKEEQPQEERVSLVQGSTDRSAIVRLKVHGNKVIAYSKSGELSQRFVNKSLDWENDQYHKYEGLSSELLDIFWVDNEKFLTLDNEGIKLRKTTVEDHPIAALKLFGENLQFNQVNAWDFKNSWLLLALKGRIYLKEISISPDSSKISIGKSYYFNTNKKVWDAKFGMTEKSLIVLNRNPDELVIYSFQGKQLQKIDIRKHLSKNIASDSDAMLYLNKKSSKLLILIQELLLIYSFDQKKIILKQSLRSQPTSVIFNSPKDYVALAYDDGYIELRNIKDFNSVIKRYNHVNDEVELDENTQSLMDSGLRPMDRNPIVLQDTEIDNHKVIISADNSGRMKLNEIQELGEN
- the TMA19 gene encoding Tma19p (highly similar to uniprot|P35691 Saccharomyces cerevisiae YKL056C RBF18 Hypothetical ORF), which produces MIIYKDIFSGDELLSDAYDVSEVEGAVYEADCSMVKVGGENIDIGANPSSEGGEEGVEDSAEVVNNVVHSFRLQQTGFDKKSFVSYIKGYMKAVKAKLQETNPDAIPVFEKGAQAYVKKILGSFNDWEFFTGESMDPDAMVVMLNYREDGVTPFVAIWKHGVSEEKI
- the OAR1 gene encoding 3-oxoacyl-[acyl-carrier-protein] reductase (NADPH) (similar to uniprot|P35731 Saccharomyces cerevisiae YKL055C OAR1 Mitochondrial 3-oxoacyl-[acyl-carrier-protein] reductase may comprise a type II mitochondrial fatty acid synthase along with Mct1p) — its product is MVHLEPVAIVTGATRGIGKAIVQKLSSQGISCICIGSSRESIAGIKLGDHLQSVKENQRHRSLAIDLSQWPQWVAQKSHFGIEYYPQRLESMFPLMGFNSWNSPHQRYCLSLVVNCAGTTQSSISLRTSTEEMQRIMNINFLSTVSMCDLATRSMIRQRSHSGALPLQIVNISSVLGETELAVKGTSIYSASKAAISHYSKVLSQEVSNWGIRVNTIAPGLVNGTDMIKGLDDTAQTALMNLMATSNRRSTPQEIASSVWSIYSDGNYK